The following are encoded in a window of Lates calcarifer isolate ASB-BC8 linkage group LG20, TLL_Latcal_v3, whole genome shotgun sequence genomic DNA:
- the LOC108899892 gene encoding putative monooxygenase p33MONOX isoform X2 has translation MSGSGDLPAIEGSGIGGMKLPIGMTRRALSYDDNLEAPMSTPPHDISINNLWRRPIIPERKFSHLAEEDESGAVTQSAVPDNAPSRSPGVVKTKASSIIMNSLITKQTQDSMYKFEQRAGLTDTSYTPHKGLTAEETRHHHRMPDSLQKLQIQSMEAREERNSSSAQSTPSNTPHSSPKQQRRSWFSSTGSELSLSSSNSSVDMGGGGDMAAGGVGGVVEKWSVFTPRPLVQKSTSDLGSDPTAAGFALQVYRGAQKPTPMEVMKSQATRLTDNAAAQAAAPPKMEIPTVEGRRQGARPHKLKPRDMNILTPSGF, from the exons ATGTCTGGCTCAGGCGACTTACCAG CCATAGAGGGCTCCGGGATAGGCGGGATGAAGCTTCCCATCGGGATGACCCGCCGAGCCCTCAGCTACGACGACAACCTGGAGGCCCCCATGTCCACACCCCCCCACGACATCAGCATCAACAACCTGTGGAGACGACCCATCATACCGGAGAGGAAGTTCTCACACCTGGCTGAG GAGGATGAGAGTGGTGCAGTGACTCAATCAGCAGTGCCAGACAACGCCCCCTCCAGGTCGCCAGGCGTAGTGAAAACCAAGGCCTCCTCCATCATTATGAACTCCCTCATCACCA agcaGACGCAGGACAGTATGTACAAGTTTGAGCAGAGGGCAGGGCTTACTGACACCAGCTATACGCCCCACAAAGGCCTCACCGCCGAGGAGACAAGACACCACCACCGTATGCCCGATTCTCTCCAG AAACTACAGATCCAGAGCATGGAGGCCAGAGAAGAGAGGAACAGCTCCTCGGCCCAGTCGACTCCATCCAACACACCACACAGCTCCCCGAAACAACAacgcag gtcCTGGTTCAGCAGCACAGGTTCAGAGCTCAGCCTCAGCTCCTCCAACAGCAGCGTGGACatgggagggggaggagacaTGGCAGCGGGAGGAGTAGGAGGCGTGGTCGAAAAGTGGAGCGTGTTCACGCCCCGGCCTCTCGTCCAGAAGTCGACCTCTGACCTGGGATCAGACCCTACAGCCGCAG GCTTTGCGCTGCAGGTGTACCGCGGTGCCCAGAAGCCGACCCCCATGGAGGTGATGAAGTCGCAGGCCACGCGGCTGACCGACAACGCCGCCGCACAGGCAGCGGCCCCTCCCAAAATGGAGATTCCCACGGTGGAAGGCCGGCGTCAGGGAGCGCGGCCGCACAAACTCAAACCCCGAGACATGAACATCCTGACACCGTCCGGCTTCTGA
- the LOC108899892 gene encoding putative monooxygenase p33MONOX isoform X1: MSGSGDLPAIEGSGIGGMKLPIGMTRRALSYDDNLEAPMSTPPHDISINNLWRRPIIPERKFSHLAEEDESGAVTQSAVPDNAPSRSPGVVKTKASSIIMNSLITKQTQDSMYKFEQRAGLTDTSYTPHKGLTAEETRHHHRMPDSLQKLQIQSMEAREERNSSSAQSTPSNTPHSSPKQQRRSWFSSTGSELSLSSSNSSVDMGGGGDMAAGGVGGVVEKWSVFTPRPLVQKSTSDLGSDPTAAAGFALQVYRGAQKPTPMEVMKSQATRLTDNAAAQAAAPPKMEIPTVEGRRQGARPHKLKPRDMNILTPSGF; the protein is encoded by the exons ATGTCTGGCTCAGGCGACTTACCAG CCATAGAGGGCTCCGGGATAGGCGGGATGAAGCTTCCCATCGGGATGACCCGCCGAGCCCTCAGCTACGACGACAACCTGGAGGCCCCCATGTCCACACCCCCCCACGACATCAGCATCAACAACCTGTGGAGACGACCCATCATACCGGAGAGGAAGTTCTCACACCTGGCTGAG GAGGATGAGAGTGGTGCAGTGACTCAATCAGCAGTGCCAGACAACGCCCCCTCCAGGTCGCCAGGCGTAGTGAAAACCAAGGCCTCCTCCATCATTATGAACTCCCTCATCACCA agcaGACGCAGGACAGTATGTACAAGTTTGAGCAGAGGGCAGGGCTTACTGACACCAGCTATACGCCCCACAAAGGCCTCACCGCCGAGGAGACAAGACACCACCACCGTATGCCCGATTCTCTCCAG AAACTACAGATCCAGAGCATGGAGGCCAGAGAAGAGAGGAACAGCTCCTCGGCCCAGTCGACTCCATCCAACACACCACACAGCTCCCCGAAACAACAacgcag gtcCTGGTTCAGCAGCACAGGTTCAGAGCTCAGCCTCAGCTCCTCCAACAGCAGCGTGGACatgggagggggaggagacaTGGCAGCGGGAGGAGTAGGAGGCGTGGTCGAAAAGTGGAGCGTGTTCACGCCCCGGCCTCTCGTCCAGAAGTCGACCTCTGACCTGGGATCAGACCCTACAGCCGCAG CAGGCTTTGCGCTGCAGGTGTACCGCGGTGCCCAGAAGCCGACCCCCATGGAGGTGATGAAGTCGCAGGCCACGCGGCTGACCGACAACGCCGCCGCACAGGCAGCGGCCCCTCCCAAAATGGAGATTCCCACGGTGGAAGGCCGGCGTCAGGGAGCGCGGCCGCACAAACTCAAACCCCGAGACATGAACATCCTGACACCGTCCGGCTTCTGA